The following coding sequences lie in one Myxococcales bacterium genomic window:
- a CDS encoding UTP--glucose-1-phosphate uridylyltransferase encodes MQLDAELAAIIQPYGFDPAQWEILRHRLRSQGYSPALNVIDGPIRAAQPGDIHPVPSEGTLERLRLECLGAAAIAKGEVAVLVLAGGMATRFGGAVKGLVPVHHHLHFAELKRRSVLHVAHQFQRAMPMWWMSSFLTHGPLTAWADAHEDERVPLSLFSQSTSLRLTEHGELYRGSDPQDSVYCPGHGDTLTSLKRTSLPQEFKARGGRYIFMSNVDNLAATLDPFIVGAHIDGGKRITVELVDKQPNDQGGAPAWFNDTLQIIEAFRFPPTFDQTSIPVFNTNTFVFDVEVLQDAYPLDWFAVKKTANDSAVIQYEQLFGQLTAFIPGHYIRVEREGRQSRFIPVKTPEDLEAQRPLICEVLQARGVSIEAG; translated from the coding sequence ATGCAACTAGACGCTGAGTTAGCCGCCATTATTCAACCGTACGGGTTTGACCCCGCGCAATGGGAGATCCTCCGTCATCGCCTGCGGTCCCAGGGATACTCACCCGCTCTCAATGTCATCGACGGGCCCATCAGGGCGGCCCAGCCCGGCGATATTCATCCCGTTCCGTCCGAGGGCACCCTTGAACGCTTGCGGCTCGAATGCCTGGGCGCAGCCGCCATCGCAAAGGGAGAGGTGGCCGTCTTAGTGCTTGCAGGCGGCATGGCCACTCGCTTTGGCGGTGCCGTCAAGGGCCTGGTGCCCGTGCACCACCATCTGCATTTCGCCGAGCTCAAGCGCCGCTCCGTCTTGCATGTGGCGCACCAGTTCCAGCGCGCCATGCCGATGTGGTGGATGAGCAGCTTTCTGACACACGGGCCCCTGACAGCGTGGGCGGATGCGCACGAAGACGAGAGGGTGCCGCTCAGTCTGTTCTCTCAATCAACCTCGCTCCGTCTGACTGAGCATGGAGAGCTCTATCGCGGCAGCGACCCACAAGACAGTGTGTACTGTCCCGGGCACGGCGATACCCTGACATCGCTCAAGCGCACTTCGCTGCCTCAAGAGTTCAAGGCTCGGGGCGGACGTTACATCTTTATGTCCAATGTCGATAACCTGGCCGCCACGCTGGATCCCTTCATCGTTGGCGCCCATATCGATGGCGGCAAACGCATCACCGTCGAGCTTGTGGACAAACAACCCAACGACCAAGGCGGTGCACCTGCGTGGTTTAATGATACCCTGCAAATCATCGAAGCGTTTCGCTTCCCCCCCACCTTCGACCAAACCAGCATCCCCGTCTTCAATACCAACACGTTTGTGTTTGACGTGGAGGTACTTCAAGACGCCTATCCGCTTGACTGGTTTGCTGTAAAAAAGACCGCCAATGACTCTGCAGTCATCCAATACGAGCAGCTCTTCGGTCAGCTTACAGCTTTTATCCCAGGGCATTACATCCGCGTGGAGCGCGAGGGGCGCCAGAGCCGTTTCATTCCCGTAAAGACGCCCGAAGACCTCGAAGCACAGCGCCCCTTGATATGCGAGGTGTTACAAGCGCGCGGCGTCTCCATCGAGGCCGGATAG